Within the Melopsittacus undulatus isolate bMelUnd1 chromosome 5, bMelUnd1.mat.Z, whole genome shotgun sequence genome, the region CAGCTGCTGGAGAATATAGCTTGGCATACTGCCGAGAGGCCAGCTACAAAATGACAGAAGAGATCCCCTTGCCTGCATCTCTCCTTTGACTCACGAAAGGGCAATTAGGGAGAAGACATTGCATCtaattttataaatttaatATCCCCAAACAAACCATGCCAGAGCATcagctgggctggagcagggcccaAAGCAGCTGGGGCATGAGTGTAAAATTGGTTTTATTGCTGTCTCTGTGGTTTTGCAGGGGTATGACTGGCCAACAGCCAGAGAGGCCCCATTACTATTTATATGGCCCTTCTGCAGTGATTATGTTAATAGTGCAAGAtgggggagagaaaggagataAGGACATGCAGAATCTCTGTGCTGCCCAGGGACTTCTCACCCTCAAAGAAAACTAGGATCTAGAGGAGCTAATGGGGAGGATTCTCTCCACTTGTATATAATACAGGACTTCAGGGTAGTGGATCAAATAACTCATTACCTTCTGTACTATGATACATCCCTTTCATATCAAgggatttttccttttgcaatcgAAGCTGTGAAACAGAACTAGTTCCAGAGAGTTTGCTCAGCTCCTTGGGACCAGCATGATGTGCTTCTCTCTGGGCTCTGCCCTTCTCTCTAATTTCAAGGCTCCCATAAGCACATGCAGTGTAGCAGCCAGTGAAGCTggcaagatatttttttcatggaaCAAAGTTCTTCTGATTGCTACAAGACTTGCTGAGCCTCAACTATTGCTTAGGAATAGCTTGTCCCTGATAACATTTTGCTGACCTCAAAGCAAAGTCCTCAAGGGAGAGTTTGCCTCTGGCCAGAGATCCTCACAACAGAAGGACCTTGTGCCCTGTAGTGGAGCAGCTGAGTGAATGTAGCAAAAGACAGTCTCTCTGAGCAGCtgccaacaacaacaaagcctCCAGTTCACCAGAAACATTGACATTTCACTTTAAACTAGGGATTTAAACTGAAGCAGGGGGGAAGAATTTAGAATATTTGTTTGTGACCAGCCCTAGACACCAAAATGTGGACCTGGCCAGAAGTAGATAGGGTGACTCTTAGCCAACAGAGATCATCATGTAGTTGACATCCCAGCAGTCAAAGGCCTTATTTTCCCTCATGGGCAGCTAAAATGTTACTGCATGGATGGGCAGTTGCACAAGTTGCTGGTGTTTCCCTCCAACAAAATAAGCcaaataaagtaataaattcTTAGGGACACAACCTTGAAAATGTGAAGATTCCTCCATTCATGGTTCCAAAGCAGGACAGCGAGACAAGGATAGGGATCACGGAAGTCAAGCTTTTGAAGGCTTGCTGCGCAAAGCTCTGGAGGAAGAGCAAATGTGACTTTGGGAACATGTGATCTCCAGGCAATATCAGatccaaaagagaaaaaattccTCCACTGAAGGACTAAAACATACCACATAAATCTTGCCTTTTCTACTGTCACTGCAGgtaaaaggaaattcatggtagtcctgcagagaaggacttgggggtgttagtcaatgagaaaataaacatgagccagcttcagtgtgcactcacagcccagaaagccaaccgtatcctgggctgcatcaagaggagtgtgaccagcaggtcaaaggaggtgatcctgcccatctactctgctcttttgagacctcacttggagtattgtgtgcagttctggtgtcctcaacataaaaaggacatggtactgttagaacatgtccagaggagggccacaaggatgatcaggggactggagcacctcccgtatgaagacaggctgagaaaattggggctgttcagcctggagaagagaaggctgcgtggagacctcatagcagccttccagtatctgaagggggcctacagggatgctggtgagggactatttattagggactgtagtgacaggacaaggggtaacgggttgaaacttaaacagcagaagtttagactggatataaggaagaaattctttactgtgagggtggtgaggtactggaatgggttgcccagggagatagtgaatgctccatccctgggtgtgttcaagaccaggttggatgaagccttgggtgatatggtttagtgtgaggtgtccctgcccatggcaggggggttggaactagatgatcttgaggtcctttccaatcctaactattctatgattctatgattttccattatctttCAGGCAAGACTAGAAGAAGTTACTGTTACCCAATAATCcagagaaatgagaaagcaATAAAGCATTTTATGGGCAAGCCATCTCCAAAACACTTGCCATGACCACCCCTTTAGTATAAGCTGACCACACTGAAGGAAGGTAATGGTAGGGATGACGACtcaccacagccacagcaggagaagCCAGAACATCTCGTGATTCCAAGACTGTGTAATAAGAGACATTGGTGAGCATATACCCCACAATTACTGTGATCACGGACACGATGACAGCCAGGGGGATGTTTCTacaagaaaggggaagagacacacacaaagaacaagCTCTTATCCCTTGTTATGCACAGTATTACTTCAGATTGCAGCTGGCATTGTTTAGATGAACCCACAAACTTATTCCCTCTCATGCTGCATTTGTGAAAGCCATGGTACCCCAGAGACTGGTAACCCAAAATGACTTCTTCCCAGCCTTACCGTTCAGGTCTGACCAACTCTTCACGCACAAAGCTGGTCTGGAACCTGCATGGTGGGAACAGACAGGGACAGAGTTTGAGCCATGTCTGGGACACCAGTCTGCTGCCCATGAAGAACCCACCCTTCACACATACCAGCCTGAATATGCGAACATGCCTGCATAAAAAGCCAGGGGAAGCTTATCCAAAACCAGGGACTGCCTGTCAAAAGCATCCTCGAAGTTCTCAGTGTGCCctacagaagaaataaacaatgGACACAGAGCAAAGAAATGTCAGAGATAAGCTTCCTTCCCACAGGATAACACCTCTTGTACCTCTTGCCCAGACCAAGGAAGAGTGTTTGTGAGTTCCTTGGAGCCAGGTATTCAGATTCatttaattgctttaatttgCAGTGCTGTGCCAATGCATTTACTTCACAGTGACAGAACAGGTATTCCCATCCAGCTACAGGAAATTGTGGAGATGAGCGGACCCAAGTTGTCCTCGTCCTTTCTTTACGTCCAAAGTTAATTTGCTGGGTTGACCCCCTTTTTGTCCCCCACAGCTCCCTAAGCAGCTGGATGCACACTCCACTTTGATGTGGTGCAGCCAGCAAGGCAGCTAATTTGGCTCTCACTGTGCTCCCTCCTGATTCTGCTGCCAAAGGGCtgaccccagccccacactggcCAGAGCATGGGAACCAGGGTGGAGGAGGGAGTGAGAGCCAGCAGCCTGCCCTCTGCTCTGACAAGATCCAAGTGTaaccagaaaaagaagaaggtgGCAGGGGAATCAGGGAAAcccatttaaaagcataaaatcgacttttaaggaaaaaaaagaaaatagttttgaataaaatgaaacaaaaacatggAAGTGGGACTATCGAGTtagttttttttatgttgtaaaTTGCTGATAAGTGATGGTGCATAAGAAGGAGTTATTGTCTGCATTACATTAATGACTGATTTAGAGTCCCTTATGAATCACATTAAATACAACCTGTCATATTGAGGTCTCTTTGTGAATTCTCTCTCCAGATGTCACAGGCATTTATCCTCCTCACTGGAGGACGGGTGCCAGGGCTCCAGATTGTTGTTTAAAGGAATTCCTAACAATAATGGCTCAGGATTTCTAGCTGCAGGGCAGTCCTCCAGTTCAGAAGTGCTGCCAGCCCAAAGGGATCTTTGCATGTTCAAAAGAGCCAACGCCAGAcatcagaaagaaacaagaacgTGGAGCCTACTGCCTGTGTTGTTTTCTCTGCAGAGGAAGGTAACAGCATGAAGCAGGAGCAAGCTTTATCCCTTGAGTGGGAATGCCTTGGGCTTTTCTACAGACTGAGGCTTGGGttaaagcacttaaaaatattcttgaaTCATTCCCAAAAGATACCACTGgcaggtttgtttcttttccccattcGGGATGTGAATATGCAATCTAGTCTGCAGCTCTAACTTGGCAAAAACCCATTGTGTGTTTACTAAATTACCACTCTTCTCAATTAGAAAGTAAAAGCCATTAGCTTAAGCCacagaagggttagagatgcTGTCACCAGGGCTCAGCTCTGAGGGGTGGTAACTCATTACACAGCTGTGACTGGCTTAGGTCACCAAGAGATGTGGTCACACACCACTGATGTCCATCAAATTTGCACTGTTTTGGCAGGATTTCAAGACACACTGTAAACAGGCCAGTCTGATGCCAAAGAAAGACTGCCTGCAGAGGAAGGTGCCTCTGTGACCCTGGGCAGGCTCGCACTGCCTCAGGTACTGAGGCTCACTCAGATTTGGAGAAAGCACAGCTGAGCCAAGTACATAAGTGCAGTGATACAGCTTAGTGTCAACTACCCTCGTCTCAGCTCCCAGCTGATTCACACCCAGCACACATGCAGAGAAAGCTCCTGCCAGCTAAATGAGTAATACCTTGTCACTAGGGACTGATAAAAGCCATGTCAGGCGGGCATGTCGAGCACCCTCCCTCAGCCACACAGCAGCACACTTACCCTGGGCTAGCAGCATCATCCCTGGCACAATGATGAGTGCAAGAGCCAGGAGTTTGACAACAGAGAGAGCTGTCTGCAGCTGGCCACTCCAGGTGACACTCCAGGAATTGAGGGCGAGGATCATGTCTGGAGAGGAGACCACACTGCTACGCTGTAACCCTTGCTCAatgcatgcagaaaaaaaatacagcatccCCCCTCTAGGGATGAAAGGGAGAAGAAGGCTGTGTCTTTGCAGAGAGAATGCTTGGGGTGAGAGATGTGAGAAAACATGACATGTGGTGCAGTATACAGCATTTGGAGGGGGAGCTGGGTTCTGCTTCTAAGTGGGACCAGGAGCCTGGCTCCTGTTGGGTGATCCATGCCTACCTAGGGGGAAAGTGGAGGTTTGCAGGAACATCTCTCCCAGCAGCCCCCTTTCACCAGTCTTGTGCCAGCACACACCAGCCAGAGCAGGCAGGACAGCTTCACAGGCTGGGTACATGAGGTGAGGATTTCAAAACCTTGGCCTTAAACCCTCAATCGGTGATATTTACACAATTATTCCTGAAGAACTGCTACTATGGTATTTGGCACAATCCTCCAACCTCAGGCAATAGATGGTAAATAGGGAGGCCTATTCCACTTTTTGGAGAATATAGTGGCCCAAAACCAGCATCCTTGGATAAAGAAGTTTTCGGTGGCCAAGAGGATAGAGATGGGGCCCCATCCCACAGTCATCCCAGAACATATTGCCCCATAAGTGCCGCTGGTGTGGGGCAAAGAGGCTCCAAGATTGGCAGCTCCATAACAGTTAGTACTTACAGTACCCCAGTAGAGACACAAGCTTCACAGCAGGGACGGGGGGTTCACAGGGGGCGAAAAATGGCTCCAGCATGTAGCTTCCAAATGCCaaagaaatcacagcactgTTGGCAGGCCTGTGGAGGGAACCGAGCACAAGCTGTGGTCTGCAGACAGGGGAGAAATGGCATGAtataaaacagcacaaaatttTGGAGGGGAGGTTTCCCCAGCCAGCCTAATCCTGCTGACCCATGCAGATGGTAAATTCCCATTGAGTCTTTTTCATAGGTTTTTCTCAGTAAATGGGTTAAAAATCGCATGTTGCAAAAAGATTCATTCCCAACTTGAAAGCAAAAATTGAGATTAATCATACTGAGCAATGCATCTCAGCTTATGTGAAGGACACAGGTTATTGAGATATGAggactttctttttaaagtttttttaaagttgaaaaagaagtaatttacaAGTTTTATAATATTATTTAAGTCAGGGCTGAGCCAGAAAGTTGTCTCCACAGGACAATCCTAGAAAGTTTCACAGGAAAACAGATCTGAAATAATACCATGGCTCTTGAAGGCTACCAGCTGCCACAGAAGAAGAGAGATGTTCTTCAACTACAGATCACACTGAACATTGTAACTATTAACTCATGATGCCTTCTTGTTTTATCACTGAAAAACTTTACAAGTTGTTCAAATTGTTtctactttttcctttaaaaactgcCTAGACTGTTACCTGGCACAGTAACTTTGGggtatttttaaatcatcacAGCATCCAgcaaaaggcaaacaaacaaacaaaccctctTACCTAATAGCAAAAAACTCTGCCCACAGAAATAAGAAACTTGGCAAACGCCCTAGTGTCTCCAAAATGTAGATATAATGTCCTCCAGACTTGGTGATTCTTGTTCCAAGCTCTGCATAACACAAGGCACCTGTAAAAGTTCAGGTAGGAATGCACTGAGTAAATAATCCCATGGATTTTCTCCGTTCTGTATGACTTTTCAGGGATTGAATGAACCTGTTTAAAATAAGTAGGGAATTAGAGGAAGCAAATTTGGAATAGCAGAAATACTCTTCTCTATTTTTGTGTGCTACAGTGTTTTGAAGTAAGTTTTGAAGTAATCAACTTTTCTGtcagatgaaaagaaattctCCATTTTCTAGTTAATGATGCAACATTTCCATGGAAGTTATGTGGAAACATGACAGTGCACTAAGCTATAATATGTTCTCTTTGAAAAATGTCCCGAAGTTTGGATTCTCATTTCTCACAGTCTGGTGAAATGGTACTTCCCAGGCAgttccagcagctcagctgacaggCCGTGGCTGAACTGGTCATTTCAATCATGTTTTTGACCACAGTCCATATTCCTATGTCCTTATCTCATATCTTCACATAAATCCCTTCCTTCAAAGACACAAGAGAGAGGACCTGGAAGGACATCTGTCTTTCAGGTGAAGAGGGAAGACCTGGCACTGGAGGAAAACATAACCCCAATGGTGGAGAGCAAGAGAAGCTTCCACACGAGAGGCTCAGTTGGTCTTTTCTCACATGTCCATGTATGAGTGTACTGACAGACCCGGGGACTGCTTGCTCCTGTCTTAGCAAGTGCTCTGTGCCTCCTTGCCCCTGCTTCAGAGCCCAACAAGAAACCATGAGAGAGGTGAGCCATAGAAGACAGCTTAAAGCTTTTGGGAAAATAGATAGAAACCTGCATGCCTCTGcctgtgccaaaaaaaaaaaaaaaaaaaaaaaaaacacaaactaaaaaacaaaaaacaaaccaaaacaaacccatctGTGTTTTCTCCATAGAGGAATTCACCATACCATTTGAACATATCCAAGTACAAATTCTAAGCCCCGCCTACACTGGATTCACTTGCGAGGTTAAACATCCTCTGTCCACCACAAATCTCAAAACACCTCACTTCTATGAGCAGAACTCCCCCTCTAAATGGGATTTGACCCTGTGGGGTGAGTCCATCTGTAGCTGTGCTATATACTTCTTTGCCCAGCTCAGATACTAGGAGTGGAGGGAGAGTGCAGAGGAACTCTGTGGTGATATGGCCATACTTCCAAGTCCAATGGTGATTGTGCTATATATGCAGGTCATGCCAGTGGTGAGGACCTCAATTTTTTCCCACCTCTCTATTGGTAAATCTGTGCAGAACCACTGTTCAAAGTGTCAAATAGAGAAAGGCATGTCATCTTATTTATTCCAGTGGGTCTCTTTACATGGTTCAAGTGTGCAGTTAAGTACTTTGCTGAACTTACGCTATCAGACTTGTATAAATgctgtgtttgaaagaaaagaagcctAAAAGAAAGCAGGCCTTTTCAATTTACTGCAAAAGACGTGCCAGAGAAATAATCAGGAGAAGTAATCAAGTTGATAAAAGGGAATAACACTCCAACAGATTTGGCTACAAAATACAATCACTTGATAAAAAGCCTCCCAAAGCCCTTCTAGCAGAGTCTATCAAAGAATGCAATGAAGAGAGGAAACCTTTCCACTTGTAAAGCAGAGCTCAAGTTATGTGATCATCACACATTATCATTTATTGCTCTGCTAAGGTAAAAGAAACACCATGCTCACATTatattttaagattttctttaagcaaaagTGTATAATTTGCCAAAAAGTACATATAGGCTGCAACATGAAATATTGGTACACATATGCTAAGAGTAAGGACCACGCTTGTTGCCGTACTGACAATTGAATGTCTCAGTTTCTAAACTTGTGCATACATGCCACAGTACCTTCTTCCACATGGAgtatttttcccttgtttttttgttttgggttgtttggggttcTCCACCTACTCCTCCCAAGTTATGACAGAAGAACTGTAAAGTCACAGACTGAAATAAACATCAGATTTCTCCCCAGAGCTGACAGATCTTGCAGTTCTCCTAACAGCACCTTCAGACAATTTCTGAGATGGTGATTTTATACAGTTAATAAAGGAAACTAAAAGCCACTCATTTTATCCATCACAACTTTAAGAGCTACAGTATTTCAGA harbors:
- the LOC101873635 gene encoding cystine/glutamate transporter-like, giving the protein MGKDKKEQEPVFLRKKITLLRAFSLLIGSMIGSGIFISPKGVLKNSGSVGLSLVVWFACGVLSMFGALCYAELGTRITKSGGHYIYILETLGRLPSFLFLWAEFFAIRPANSAVISLAFGSYMLEPFFAPCEPPVPAVKLVSLLGYYMILALNSWSVTWSGQLQTALSVVKLLALALIIVPGMMLLAQGHTENFEDAFDRQSLVLDKLPLAFYAGMFAYSGWFQTSFVREELVRPERNIPLAVIVSVITVIVGYMLTNVSYYTVLESRDVLASPAVAVSFAQQAFKSLTSVIPILVSLSCFGTMNGGIFTFSRTLFVASREGQWPPLFSMIHIRRHTPLPAVMLMFPLVTTMVCIGDIYHLLNFFSFSRWLFIGLATLGLIVHRCRHPELQSPFKVPLFIPISFTIICLFTVAMSFYSDPVNISIGCAIVLSGFPVYYLIIHKQMSDCFRSPLYYLTHKLQLLLEVVQQEIKTY